A region of Reichenbachiella carrageenanivorans DNA encodes the following proteins:
- a CDS encoding DNRLRE domain-containing protein yields the protein MMNWICKSYRYVQSVLVIVCCLVFISLEGNAQTTITISGTSAIDDTYLRSTKPTSNYGSSLVFKAATWTAEGGSDYFRSLMRIDCSAVPEGSVITNATITFRTDPSWTYVYAHNSSYTSSNEVYLEKITSAWGETSVTWNNQPSTTTSGRVFVPESTSQYETRVINITGLVQDFVNNPTTNFGFMMKMVNETTYCARNYGSSEHTSYAPVVSITYSDPILEAAFPYAENFESTPATWWNPASNQVEWVSGATGPMVAPEGSKYCYMEAPDGNQTGELISPEYNLSLYSSPKLKFSYHMYGADIGSLELVLTNEEGEPFSMWSIEGDQGNSWKSVEVDLDVNFLGHGIVTLSFIGTAGSGDMSYIAIDAIEVISSPQESYSYTFENHEYWHNVGGQSISWQDRSGSTPSENTGPSSAYEGSRYVYLEASSPNYPSKVGIYESPVLNLSNISHPFFIFHYHMYGANMGTLKVDVSTNYGNSWTTIWSISGDQGDAWHEKYLDLTSYKNTTVLIRYHGTTGDGYAGDIAIDDVSITTQEVVAIFDENFEQALIDLGYDNVHDGLVYKHVVKELTTLDVSNKNIANMEGIQEFTSLTSLNASFNQLAALDLTANTLLEDLNLAGNQLATLDLSNNISLTTIDVDDNQFTEIDLSGLTSLLSFSCSHNQLQELNLASNSFLTGLDCSDNQLIKLDISMLPNLTSLNATGHDLLLCLTIYEDQELNIENAVGSIDPASEYNTVCPVYSLADGNWEDASIWPDGVAPGVNDKVRIVGNTVTISNTVYCQSLKVEQGITGKKGQLLISDGGYLELRDYLKVVEGDFPGSEKSKVVLQGGHLKVLGDE from the coding sequence ATGATGAATTGGATCTGTAAGTCATACCGTTATGTGCAAAGTGTTTTGGTAATTGTATGTTGCCTCGTTTTCATCTCTTTAGAAGGGAATGCACAAACTACTATTACAATTAGTGGCACATCAGCAATCGATGATACTTATTTGAGATCAACAAAGCCAACGAGTAATTATGGTAGTAGCTTAGTGTTTAAAGCCGCAACTTGGACTGCGGAGGGGGGGAGTGATTATTTTCGGAGTTTGATGAGAATCGATTGTAGTGCAGTTCCTGAAGGGAGTGTCATCACTAACGCTACAATTACTTTTAGGACAGACCCTTCTTGGACTTATGTATATGCTCATAATTCGTCTTATACGAGTAGTAATGAGGTTTATTTAGAGAAGATCACTTCGGCTTGGGGAGAAACATCGGTAACGTGGAATAATCAGCCTTCTACCACAACCTCTGGTAGAGTGTTTGTGCCAGAGTCAACCTCACAATATGAGACTAGAGTTATCAATATCACAGGTTTGGTTCAAGACTTTGTAAATAACCCTACTACCAATTTTGGATTCATGATGAAAATGGTAAATGAAACTACTTATTGTGCAAGAAACTATGGTTCTTCTGAGCATACGAGTTATGCCCCTGTAGTAAGCATTACTTATTCTGACCCAATACTAGAAGCTGCTTTTCCGTATGCTGAAAATTTTGAATCTACACCAGCCACTTGGTGGAATCCAGCGAGTAATCAAGTGGAGTGGGTTTCAGGAGCTACAGGCCCTATGGTTGCTCCTGAAGGTAGTAAGTACTGCTATATGGAAGCACCTGATGGGAATCAGACAGGAGAACTAATTTCACCGGAATATAATCTCAGTCTTTATTCAAGTCCTAAGTTGAAATTTTCCTATCACATGTATGGTGCTGATATAGGCTCTTTAGAGCTAGTTTTGACAAATGAAGAAGGTGAGCCATTTTCTATGTGGAGTATAGAAGGAGACCAGGGAAATAGTTGGAAATCAGTAGAGGTAGATCTTGATGTAAATTTCCTTGGGCATGGAATAGTTACCCTCTCATTTATAGGAACTGCAGGCTCAGGAGATATGAGTTATATTGCAATTGATGCTATTGAAGTTATAAGCTCACCACAGGAGAGTTATTCCTATACCTTTGAAAATCATGAATATTGGCATAATGTAGGAGGTCAAAGTATTAGTTGGCAAGATAGATCAGGGAGTACTCCATCAGAAAACACAGGTCCATCGAGTGCTTATGAAGGGAGTAGATATGTATATCTCGAAGCATCGAGCCCTAACTATCCGAGCAAGGTTGGGATCTATGAAAGTCCTGTTTTGAATCTATCAAATATCTCTCATCCATTTTTTATTTTTCATTATCATATGTATGGTGCCAATATGGGAACTCTGAAAGTAGATGTTTCCACTAATTACGGAAATAGTTGGACGACCATATGGTCGATATCAGGCGATCAAGGAGATGCCTGGCATGAAAAGTACTTAGACCTAACGAGCTATAAAAATACGACTGTACTTATTCGGTATCATGGAACTACTGGAGATGGCTATGCTGGAGATATAGCTATTGATGATGTTTCAATTACTACACAAGAGGTGGTTGCTATTTTTGACGAAAACTTCGAGCAGGCGCTGATTGACTTGGGTTACGACAATGTTCATGATGGTTTGGTGTATAAGCATGTAGTAAAAGAATTAACGACGCTGGATGTGTCAAATAAGAATATTGCCAATATGGAAGGCATTCAGGAATTCACTTCCTTAACTTCTCTGAATGCTTCTTTTAACCAATTAGCGGCATTGGATTTAACGGCCAACACCTTATTGGAGGATTTAAACCTAGCAGGCAATCAACTGGCAACGCTAGATCTATCTAATAATATTAGCCTTACCACAATTGATGTTGATGATAATCAATTCACAGAGATTGATTTAAGTGGGTTGACCAGTTTGCTTTCTTTTTCATGCAGTCATAATCAGTTGCAGGAATTGAACCTTGCTTCCAATTCATTTTTGACCGGATTGGATTGTTCTGACAATCAGTTAATTAAATTAGATATTTCAATGCTACCTAATCTGACTTCTTTGAATGCCACAGGCCATGATTTGTTGTTGTGCCTTACTATTTATGAAGATCAAGAGTTAAACATTGAAAATGCAGTCGGCTCAATCGACCCCGCCTCTGAGTATAACACAGTATGCCCCGTATACTCATTGGCAGATGGTAATTGGGAGGATGCTAGTATATGGCCTGATGGGGTAGCTCCTGGGGTAAATGATAAGGTTAGAATCGTAGGTAATACCGTCACAATTTCAAATACTGTTTATTGCCAATCATTGAAAGTAGAACAAGGGATAACAGGTAAGAAGGGGCAATTACTTATAAGTGATGGAGGATATCTTGAATTACGAGACTATTTAAAAGTAGTAGAAGGAGATTTTCCAGGATCTGAAAAGAGTAAAGTGGTATTGCAAGGAGGTCATCTGAAGGTTTTAGGGGATGAATAG
- a CDS encoding galactose-binding domain-containing protein, whose amino-acid sequence MKTKFIILSILISLISFSETFSQEIPWVSQKFGVFVHYGWGNVPGADSGFPITQYQDGSYPQSVDEVADAFDVDQFVDAMDEIGPEYVIFTAWHGGMFPLYPSQKMDEWVGPGHCSQRDLIGEVMDGLIAKGIQIILYTQPNEAKNFSDEDKDDVGYDGTNNVTFNNFINDVYAEMIDRYGTKISGMWFDSGSRKVETDKARLRETVLSRLPNCAMISINEANEVTDFGAAEIRRPHLFNSKEGFGDINANDAETWPGLDKSVANVTDQYWWSVPGTYGHSAVEMYKYTIMQAATCEEGGGTSWSFGPYPGGQMWNGDLMTRMSDLGAMVRAVGESIKGTHPSTSYLSPHGTRINELEWGAATQSADGNYEYLHILKPPSGSTLTISAPDDGKEFSSAVNLLTGNAVSLVQTSSQVSLTLSSGDSWDLINTVIKLTVGGTPPPNDDNIALGKIATQSSTGWGGLASRAIDGSTDGNYNNGSVTHTTGNEVNPWWEVDLGSEYSIGDINIYGRTDACCAARLSDYTVSVINAADATVFSQDLTEYPTSIINAGNVMGQVIRIQLNTSDLALSLAEVQVFEGDDSSVSVTGVSVSPSSASITVGGTQQLSATVIPSNATNQNVTWSTSNGSVATVNSNGLVSAQGVGSATITATTQDGGHTDATAITVTSGGSSNLALNGTATQSSTDYNGVASRAIDDNTNGAWGGGSVTHTANSSNPWWEVDLGAEYSIGDINIFGRTGNTASRLSDYTVSVINSSGVTTFSQDFTEYPTASTNAGNVQGQIIRVQLNYTEALSLAEVQVFGTSAGARLSGTAEQPIIAEDSGNNFQVYPNPVEGRMTIKLEKAEYGNYALYNINGRVVLSDVIDTKATEIKLDLEKFDKGVYVLMLNGSQTIETMKVIKN is encoded by the coding sequence ATGAAAACTAAATTTATTATTCTATCAATTCTTATTTCTTTAATAAGTTTTTCGGAAACTTTTTCGCAGGAGATTCCCTGGGTGTCTCAGAAATTTGGAGTATTTGTACATTATGGCTGGGGTAACGTACCTGGAGCAGATAGTGGATTTCCGATTACACAATATCAAGATGGCTCTTATCCACAAAGCGTAGATGAGGTGGCCGATGCTTTCGATGTGGATCAATTCGTGGACGCTATGGACGAAATTGGTCCGGAGTATGTCATCTTCACAGCATGGCATGGAGGGATGTTTCCTCTATACCCAAGTCAGAAAATGGATGAATGGGTAGGTCCAGGTCACTGTTCTCAGCGCGATTTAATTGGTGAAGTAATGGATGGTCTAATTGCAAAGGGTATTCAAATCATTTTGTATACTCAGCCAAACGAAGCGAAAAACTTCAGCGATGAAGATAAGGATGATGTTGGCTATGATGGTACAAACAATGTCACCTTTAATAACTTCATTAATGATGTCTATGCTGAAATGATAGACCGCTATGGTACGAAGATTAGTGGGATGTGGTTTGATAGCGGCAGCCGCAAGGTGGAAACCGACAAAGCCCGCTTGAGGGAGACCGTCTTATCTAGACTCCCGAATTGTGCCATGATATCGATTAATGAAGCTAACGAAGTGACGGATTTTGGCGCCGCTGAAATAAGAAGACCTCATTTGTTCAATTCTAAAGAGGGATTTGGTGATATCAATGCTAATGATGCCGAAACCTGGCCTGGGTTAGATAAATCCGTTGCTAATGTGACTGACCAGTATTGGTGGTCAGTGCCTGGAACGTATGGTCATAGTGCAGTAGAGATGTATAAGTACACCATTATGCAAGCAGCAACATGCGAAGAAGGTGGAGGGACCTCATGGTCGTTTGGTCCATACCCAGGTGGTCAAATGTGGAACGGCGATTTAATGACTCGTATGAGCGATCTGGGAGCCATGGTTAGAGCAGTGGGTGAGTCGATCAAAGGCACACACCCAAGCACATCATACCTGTCACCGCACGGAACACGGATCAATGAACTGGAATGGGGAGCTGCTACTCAATCAGCAGATGGTAACTATGAATATCTCCACATACTTAAGCCACCTTCAGGAAGTACATTAACTATTTCTGCGCCAGATGACGGTAAAGAATTTTCTTCTGCGGTCAACTTGCTTACTGGTAATGCTGTTAGCCTTGTTCAGACTTCGAGCCAGGTTAGTTTGACGCTTAGCTCAGGAGATTCATGGGATTTGATTAACACAGTAATTAAACTAACAGTTGGCGGAACTCCTCCTCCGAATGATGATAACATAGCTCTGGGTAAAATCGCGACACAATCATCAACAGGCTGGGGTGGACTGGCTTCCCGTGCAATAGATGGCAGTACAGATGGTAATTATAACAATGGTTCTGTTACTCATACTACTGGTAATGAAGTAAACCCATGGTGGGAGGTAGACTTGGGGTCTGAATATAGCATTGGTGATATCAATATATATGGCAGGACGGATGCATGCTGTGCGGCAAGGCTATCAGACTACACAGTATCTGTGATTAATGCCGCCGATGCAACGGTCTTTTCTCAAGATTTAACTGAATACCCAACGAGTATTATCAATGCAGGTAATGTAATGGGGCAGGTGATCAGGATCCAACTAAATACATCAGATCTTGCCTTGTCATTGGCTGAAGTACAGGTGTTTGAAGGCGATGATTCGTCAGTATCAGTTACTGGCGTTAGCGTATCACCAAGTAGCGCTTCAATAACTGTAGGTGGCACCCAGCAACTCAGTGCAACAGTTATCCCATCAAATGCAACCAACCAAAATGTAACATGGAGTACAAGTAACGGTTCAGTTGCTACAGTAAATTCAAATGGATTGGTAAGTGCACAGGGTGTAGGATCAGCAACGATTACTGCAACCACCCAAGATGGTGGTCATACCGATGCGACTGCTATAACAGTAACATCAGGAGGAAGTTCTAACCTTGCCCTTAACGGCACAGCTACGCAATCATCTACAGATTATAATGGCGTGGCTTCTCGTGCCATTGATGATAACACAAACGGAGCCTGGGGAGGTGGATCTGTAACCCATACAGCAAATTCAAGCAATCCCTGGTGGGAGGTAGATCTTGGCGCAGAATACAGCATTGGAGACATTAATATATTTGGTAGAACAGGTAATACTGCAAGCAGGCTTTCAGATTACACAGTATCTGTAATCAATAGTAGCGGTGTAACCACATTTTCTCAAGACTTCACTGAATATCCAACAGCTTCAACTAATGCTGGCAATGTTCAAGGCCAGATTATCAGGGTTCAGCTCAATTATACCGAAGCACTCTCTTTAGCTGAGGTTCAAGTGTTTGGGACAAGCGCTGGTGCTAGGTTATCAGGTACTGCAGAGCAACCAATCATCGCTGAGGATTCAGGGAATAATTTTCAAGTTTATCCAAATCCGGTAGAAGGACGGATGACTATTAAATTAGAAAAGGCTGAATATGGCAACTATGCATTGTACAACATAAATGGGAGAGTGGTGTTGAGTGATGTGATTGATACTAAGGCGACAGAGATAAAGTTGGATTTAGAAAAATTTGATAAAGGCGTTTACGTTTTAATGCTAAACGGGAGCCAAACGATTGAAACAATGAAAGTCATTAAAAATTGA
- a CDS encoding sulfatase-like hydrolase/transferase, translated as MNARKYGNILSLIIFCVTLSLTSFSQDQPNIIYILTDDLGYGDISAYYENGKINTPNIDGLATEGMMFTNAHTTSSVCTPTRYSILTGRYNWRTELKESVLDGESESLIPNDRQTVASMLQDNGYSTAFIGKWHLGWDWAMSGGAIDFSQPLTNGPNDLGFDHAFGHCGSLDMAPYVYVENGMPTSIPTKYTQGSGQGSWRNGLTADDFVHEEVTPNFINLAINYVAENANGDEPFFLYLPLPSPHTPILPTEEFLGVSGLNNLYPDFVIMVDDYIGRLLDQVEASGIEDNTLIIFTADNGCSPKAGFAQLAGQGHDPSGIFRGMKSDIYEGGHRVPFIAKWPDKIQAGQVSDELISTADLMATCADIVGYNLLDDEGEDSYSMMPLFENNPGAYSREAAVTHSIDGEFAIQKGDWKLIMCPGSGGWSYPTSAQTDGLPAIQLYNLNDDPSETNNLEATEVAKVAELKELLIKYILEGRSTPGAIQENDPIGFVWTQIDFIYEGTVNVALNGTASQSSTDYGGDASRAIDGNTNGTYNQGSVTHTNAEDNPWWQVDLGEEADIDNIVIYNRSDACCVDRLSDFTITISDNSNNVVHTRAVTGYPNPSSRFVVGGVTGRYVRITSNLSWALTLAEVEVYESESSGVAVTGVSLAPSSTSLAVGNSQQLTATVSPSNATDQSVSWSSSNTSVATVSSSGLVTAIGVGSATISATTNDGSFTDNCSVTVTNESAGDNLALSGTASQSSIDYGGDASRAIDGNTNGKYTGGSVTHTAAEANPWWEVDLGVEASIEDIVIYNRTDACCIDRLTDFTITVSDNSSNVVYSNAVTSYPNPSSTFNVGGITGRYVRITSNLSWALNIAEVEVYGSVGSNPAINTITIQENETGFCSVEGGVHSNNAGYTGDGFANTSNVLGNGVNWEISGAAGDYTFSWRYASTNSRPGDLLVSGATVANNVLSSASGSWSSWITVSTTVTLGAGVKTVRLEATSASGLGNIDYMEVTGPDAAVSGCTSGARVGGSDVLSEVSASVFNIYPNPVEGQLNIKLEKGEHAHYHVLNTSGQVVMTGHISNGAATVDLNDFKKGIYLIKVTGESTSQIRKVIKK; from the coding sequence ATGAACGCTAGAAAATATGGAAATATCTTAAGTCTCATAATATTTTGTGTGACACTAAGTTTGACGAGTTTTTCACAGGATCAACCTAATATTATTTACATTTTAACCGATGATCTGGGCTATGGTGACATTTCAGCCTATTACGAAAATGGTAAGATAAATACGCCCAATATCGATGGCCTTGCAACAGAAGGCATGATGTTTACCAATGCGCATACGACCTCATCTGTATGCACCCCCACAAGATATAGCATCTTAACAGGGCGATACAATTGGCGGACTGAATTAAAAGAAAGTGTTTTAGACGGTGAATCCGAATCTCTTATTCCAAATGACAGACAAACCGTTGCATCTATGTTACAGGATAATGGGTATTCAACAGCCTTTATCGGGAAGTGGCATTTAGGATGGGATTGGGCCATGTCAGGTGGAGCAATAGATTTTTCGCAGCCCCTAACCAATGGGCCAAACGATTTGGGGTTTGATCATGCCTTTGGTCATTGTGGGTCTTTGGATATGGCGCCTTATGTATATGTTGAAAACGGAATGCCTACAAGTATACCCACAAAATATACCCAGGGATCAGGCCAGGGATCCTGGAGAAACGGTCTGACTGCCGATGATTTTGTGCACGAAGAAGTGACTCCCAACTTTATTAATCTGGCTATAAACTACGTTGCAGAAAATGCCAATGGAGACGAACCGTTTTTCTTGTATCTACCATTGCCATCACCCCATACGCCCATTTTGCCCACCGAGGAATTCCTAGGGGTAAGTGGACTTAACAATTTGTACCCTGATTTTGTAATCATGGTCGATGACTACATAGGTAGACTATTAGACCAAGTGGAAGCATCCGGAATTGAGGACAATACCCTGATAATTTTTACTGCGGATAATGGTTGTTCACCCAAAGCAGGTTTTGCCCAATTGGCTGGTCAGGGACATGACCCTAGTGGCATATTCCGAGGCATGAAGTCGGATATTTATGAAGGTGGTCACAGAGTGCCTTTTATAGCTAAATGGCCAGATAAAATACAAGCGGGTCAAGTGTCTGATGAACTTATTTCTACCGCTGATCTAATGGCTACATGTGCGGATATAGTAGGGTATAATTTGTTAGATGATGAAGGGGAAGATAGTTATAGCATGATGCCCTTGTTCGAAAATAACCCGGGTGCTTACTCAAGAGAGGCGGCAGTTACACATTCTATTGATGGTGAATTTGCTATCCAAAAGGGTGATTGGAAATTAATTATGTGTCCCGGTTCTGGAGGATGGAGTTATCCAACATCAGCTCAAACAGATGGGTTGCCGGCGATTCAACTCTATAATTTAAATGATGATCCGAGCGAAACAAACAACCTCGAGGCAACAGAGGTAGCCAAAGTCGCAGAATTAAAAGAGTTGCTCATCAAATATATTTTAGAGGGACGAAGTACTCCTGGAGCTATTCAGGAAAATGATCCAATTGGTTTTGTATGGACACAAATTGATTTCATCTATGAAGGCACTGTTAATGTGGCATTGAATGGTACAGCATCTCAATCTTCAACAGATTATGGTGGTGATGCTTCACGTGCCATTGATGGCAATACAAATGGCACATACAACCAAGGATCGGTCACTCACACGAATGCTGAAGACAATCCATGGTGGCAAGTAGATCTTGGTGAAGAAGCAGATATTGATAATATAGTAATTTATAATCGATCGGATGCTTGTTGCGTAGATAGGCTATCGGATTTTACTATTACAATTAGTGATAATAGTAACAATGTAGTTCATACCAGAGCTGTAACCGGCTATCCTAATCCGTCCTCAAGATTTGTAGTTGGAGGGGTTACGGGCAGATATGTCCGGATTACATCAAACTTATCATGGGCATTAACCTTGGCAGAAGTGGAGGTTTATGAGAGTGAAAGTTCAGGCGTTGCTGTGACTGGGGTTAGTCTTGCACCTTCAAGTACATCATTAGCCGTAGGAAATTCACAACAACTAACAGCCACAGTGAGTCCGTCCAATGCAACTGATCAATCGGTAAGCTGGAGCAGTAGTAACACATCAGTGGCTACGGTTAGTTCAAGTGGATTGGTTACGGCGATTGGCGTGGGTTCCGCTACAATTTCAGCAACGACAAATGATGGTTCGTTTACTGATAATTGTTCAGTTACGGTTACAAATGAGTCCGCGGGAGACAACCTGGCATTGTCTGGGACGGCTTCACAATCTTCAATAGATTATGGCGGTGATGCTTCTCGTGCGATCGATGGAAATACCAATGGAAAGTATACAGGTGGTTCGGTCACTCACACCGCTGCCGAAGCCAACCCGTGGTGGGAGGTAGACCTTGGCGTAGAAGCAAGCATCGAAGATATCGTGATATATAACCGAACGGATGCTTGCTGTATTGATCGGTTGACAGATTTTACAATTACGGTTAGTGATAATAGCAGCAACGTAGTGTATTCCAACGCTGTAACCAGCTATCCAAACCCGTCTTCAACATTTAATGTGGGTGGGATAACGGGCAGATATGTCCGGATCACATCAAACTTATCATGGGCACTAAACATAGCTGAGGTTGAGGTATATGGCAGCGTAGGCTCAAACCCAGCCATCAACACCATTACCATTCAGGAAAACGAAACAGGATTTTGTTCAGTGGAAGGTGGTGTTCATAGTAATAACGCTGGCTACACAGGCGATGGATTTGCCAACACCAGCAATGTGCTTGGCAATGGAGTTAATTGGGAAATTAGTGGCGCGGCTGGTGATTACACTTTTAGCTGGAGATATGCGAGCACGAATAGCCGACCAGGAGACCTTCTTGTAAGTGGAGCTACCGTTGCGAATAATGTTTTATCAAGTGCTTCAGGAAGTTGGTCTTCTTGGATTACCGTATCAACCACCGTAACGCTAGGTGCTGGTGTTAAAACCGTAAGGCTTGAAGCCACCTCTGCCTCAGGGTTGGGCAATATTGATTATATGGAAGTAACTGGGCCAGATGCTGCTGTATCAGGATGTACAAGTGGTGCTAGAGTAGGAGGTTCAGACGTGTTAAGTGAAGTAAGTGCCTCCGTGTTTAATATCTATCCAAATCCGGTAGAGGGACAGTTGAATATTAAATTGGAAAAAGGAGAGCATGCGCATTACCATGTTCTAAATACTTCAGGGCAAGTGGTTATGACTGGCCACATTTCTAATGGCGCTGCGACTGTTGACCTAAATGATTTCAAAAAAGGAATCTACCTCATTAAAGTGACGGGAGAGTCTACATCACAAATCAGAAAAGTAATCAAAAAATAA
- a CDS encoding galactose-binding domain-containing protein: MNGTASQSSTDYGGVASRAIDGTTDGAWSEGSVTHTVNEVEPWWEVDLGSEHIIGDIVIYNRTDVPYNNRLSNFTVTVMDGNRNATFSQSFTSYPDPSIIVDGGNAVGQIIQVKLDDTNPLSLAEVEVYEGEIVESNLALSGTATQSSTAYAGAASRAIDNDTNGVWEDGSVTHTSPEANPWWEVDLGSEYSIGDINIFGRTDECCAGRLSDYTLSVIDGNGVTTYTENFTTYPEATTNAGDAIGQVIRIQSNTTDVALSLAEVQVYEGGGSSPVINTITIQENETGFCSVEGGVHSNNAGYTGDGFANTSNVLGNGVNWEISGAAGDYTFSWRYASTNSRPGDLLVSGATVANNVLSSASGSWSSWITVSTTVTLGAGVKTVRLEATSASGLGNIDYMEVTGPDAAVSGCSSGARVGGSDVLSEVSASVFNIYPNPVEGQLNIKLEKGEHAHYHVLNTSGQVVMTGHISNGAATVDLNDFKKGIYLIKVTGDSTSQIRKVIKK; the protein is encoded by the coding sequence TTGAATGGTACTGCTAGCCAATCTTCAACCGATTATGGCGGGGTTGCCTCACGGGCTATAGACGGCACTACCGATGGTGCATGGTCAGAAGGTTCGGTCACCCATACAGTGAACGAGGTCGAGCCCTGGTGGGAAGTTGATTTGGGATCGGAGCATATTATTGGAGACATTGTCATCTACAACAGAACCGATGTTCCTTACAATAATAGGTTAAGCAATTTTACCGTTACCGTAATGGACGGTAATAGAAATGCAACATTTTCACAATCTTTCACCTCCTACCCAGACCCATCTATTATTGTTGATGGTGGTAATGCTGTAGGCCAAATCATACAGGTAAAACTAGACGACACCAATCCACTATCATTAGCTGAAGTGGAGGTGTACGAAGGAGAAATTGTGGAGTCAAACTTGGCATTGTCAGGCACAGCCACACAATCTTCAACGGCTTACGCTGGCGCTGCCTCTCGAGCGATCGATAACGACACCAATGGTGTATGGGAAGACGGCTCTGTCACGCACACTTCCCCAGAAGCCAATCCTTGGTGGGAAGTGGACCTTGGATCAGAATACAGCATTGGTGATATCAACATTTTCGGAAGAACAGATGAGTGCTGTGCTGGTAGACTTTCAGATTACACACTATCCGTAATCGACGGTAATGGCGTGACTACCTACACGGAAAACTTCACTACATATCCAGAAGCTACCACCAATGCCGGTGATGCCATAGGTCAAGTGATCAGGATTCAATCAAATACTACTGATGTTGCCTTGTCTTTAGCCGAAGTTCAGGTCTATGAAGGCGGTGGTTCAAGCCCAGTCATAAATACTATTACTATCCAGGAAAACGAAACAGGATTTTGTTCAGTGGAAGGTGGAGTTCATAGCAATAACGCTGGCTACACCGGTGATGGATTTGCTAATACCAGCAATGTGCTTGGCAATGGAGTTAATTGGGAAATTAGTGGCGCGGCTGGTGATTACACTTTTAGCTGGAGATATGCGAGCACGAATAGCCGACCAGGAGACCTTCTTGTAAGTGGAGCTACCGTTGCGAATAATGTTTTATCAAGTGCTTCAGGAAGTTGGTCTTCTTGGATTACCGTATCAACCACCGTAACGCTAGGTGCTGGTGTTAAAACCGTAAGGCTTGAAGCCACCTCTGCCTCAGGGTTGGGCAATATCGATTACATGGAAGTGACAGGGCCAGATGCTGCAGTTTCAGGATGCTCAAGTGGTGCGAGAGTAGGAGGTTCAGACGTGTTAAGTGAAGTAAGTGCCTCCGTGTTTAATATTTATCCAAATCCGGTAGAGGGACAGTTGAATATTAAATTAGAAAAAGGAGAGCATGCGCATTACCATGTGCTAAATACTTCAGGGCAAGTGGTTATGACTGGCCACATTTCTAATGGCGCTGCTACCGTTGATCTAAATGATTTCAAAAAAGGAATCTACCTCATTAAAGTGACGGGAGATTCTACATCACAAATCAGAAAAGTTATCAAAAAGTAA